From one Humulus lupulus chromosome 8, drHumLupu1.1, whole genome shotgun sequence genomic stretch:
- the LOC133798482 gene encoding large ribosomal subunit protein uL29 — translation MARIKVHELRQKNKADLLTQLKDLKAELALLRVAKVTGGAPNKLSKIKVVRLSIAQVLTVISQKQKAALREVYKNKKFLPLDLRTKKTRAIRKRLTKHQLSLKTEREKKREVYFPMRKYAIKV, via the exons ATGG CGAGAATCAAGGTTCACGAGTTGAGGCAGAAGAACAAGGCAGACCTTTTGACACAGCTTAAGGATCTCAAGGCCGAGCTCGCTCTCCTTCGAGTGGCCAAGGTCACCGGCGGTGCACCCAACAAGCTCTCCAAGAT TAAGGTGGTGAGGCTATCGATCGCTCAGGTATTGACGGTCATATCCCAGAAGCAGAAGGCTGCTCTAAGAGAAGTTTACAAGAACAAGAAGTTCTTGCCACTCGATCTCCGTACCAAGAAGACCAGGGCTATTCGCAAAAGGCTTACAAAGCATCAG TTGTCTTTGAAGACTGAAAGGGAAAAGAAGAGGGAAGTCTACTTCCCCATGAGGAAGTACGCCATCAAGGTGTAG